A window of Primulina tabacum isolate GXHZ01 chromosome 4, ASM2559414v2, whole genome shotgun sequence contains these coding sequences:
- the LOC142541372 gene encoding leucine-rich repeat extensin-like protein 6, with product MKIINPSTIFKFLSLVFLFSKPSLQASNYSTPLPNPRLFNAFLALQAWKHAITDDPKNFTSNWYGPDVCKYNGIFCAPAPDDPHVITVAGVDLNHGGISGSLPEELGLLTDLALFHLNSNRFKGTIPDSFRNLHLLYELDVSNNRLSGKFPSVLLCLPSLKFLDIRFNKFQGKVPPGLFDKEFDAIFINNNDFQFALPKNLGNSTVSVLVFANNKLKGCLPSSIGKMAKTLNEIIISNAELVGCLPQEIGLLTKLTVFDVSSNKLVGSLPESIGNMKSLEQLNVAHNKLSGAIPESICSLPRLENFTFADNYFCTEPSSCRKIKAKDDSMNCIPYKTKQRSDEECRAFYSHPVDCSAFGCASRPAPPPSPPPPPPPYHY from the coding sequence ATGAAGATCATTAATCCATCAACCATTTTCAAATTCCTCTCCCTTGTATTCCTCTTCTCGAAACCATCTCTGCAAGCATCAAACTATTCCACCCCACTTCCAAATCCTAGACTTTTCAATGCATTCTTAGCCCTCCAAGCCTGGAAACATGCCATCACAGATGACCCAAAGAACTTCACTTCAAACTGGTATGGCCCTGATGTTTGCAAATATAATGGAATTTTCTGCGCCCCGGCCCCCGATGATCCACACGTAATCACGGTAGCTGGGGTCGATTTAAATCATGGTGGAATTTCAGGTTCATTGCCAGAAGAACTTGGCCTGTTAACTGATCTTGCCTTGTTCCATTTGAACTCGAACCGATTCAAAGGCACAATCCCAGATAGTTTTCGTAATCTCCATCTCTTATATGAACTTGATGTTAGTAATAATCGTCTGTCTGGAAAATTCCCTTCTGTCCTTCTTTGTCTGCCTTCGCTCAAATTCCTGGATATTCGATTTAACAAATTCCAGGGAAAGGTTCCACCAGGCTTATTTGATAAAGAATTCGACGCGATTTTCATAAACAACAATGATTTTCAGTTCGCTCTTCCTAAAAACCTCGGGAACTCAACAGTTTCTGTTTTAGTTTTTGCCAATAACAAGCTCAAGGGTTGCTTGCCTTCAAGTATAGGCAAAATGGCCAAAACACTGAACGAAATTATCATCAGTAACGCTGAACTGGTAGGGTGCTTGCCTCAGGAAATCGGGCTTTTGACTAAATTGACAGTGTTTGATGTGAGTTCTAACAAGCTTGTCGGGAGTTTGCCGGAATCTATTGGCAACATGAAGTCCCTGGAACAGCTGAATGTTGCGCATAACAAGCTCTCCGGGGCGATTCCTGAGAGCATCTGTTCGTTGCCGAGGCTGGAGAATTTCACTTTTGCTGATAATTACTTCTGTACAGAGCCAAGTTCGTGTCGGAAAATCAAAGCTAAGGATGATTCCATGAATTGTATACCATACAAGACTAAACAGCGTTCTGATGAAGAATGCCGTGCTTTTTATTCACATCCAGTTGATTGTAGCGCTTTCGGCTGTGCGTCTCGGCCTGCTCCACCTCCATCACCGcctccgccgccgccgccgtaTCATTATTGA
- the LOC142541304 gene encoding 2-methylene-furan-3-one reductase-like, protein MDSILSPTTSRWMVPTQHSSPNKHTFPFLTSQISIKGCPKPTHSAQKSIATPRNLRILAACLSAETSTVAAAAASSIPSEMKAWTYSEYGGVDVLKFESNVAVPEVKEHQVLIKVAAAALNPVDFKRRLGKFQATDSPLPTVPGYDVAGVVVKVGSQVNGLKEGDEVYGNINEKPLTGPKQFGSLAEYTAVEEKLLALIKPRNLDFVQAASLPLAIETAYEGLLKAGFSEGQSILVLGGAGGVGSLAIQVAKHVFGASKVAVTSTKDGATPKAGVVKSLGADLTIDYTKENFEDRPEKYDVVYDAVGQSDRAAKAVKEGGSVVVLSGAVTPPGFRFVVTSKGEYLKHLNPYLHLESGKVKPILDPKGPFPFDKVNEAFSYLETNRATGKVVIYPIQ, encoded by the exons ATGGACTCTATCCTCTCTCCCACCACTTCCCGATGGATGGTGCCAACCCAACACTCTTCACCCAACAAACATACATTTCCATTTTTAACCTCCCAAATAAGTATTAAAGGCTGTCCCAAACCAACCCATTCCGCCCAAAAGTCCATTGCTACTCCTCGAAACCTCAGAATACTTGCAGCTTGTCTATCTGCAGAAACCTcaactgttgctgctgctgctgcctcTTCAATTCCCTCTGAAATGAAGGCCTGGACATACAGCGAGTATGGCGGTGTCGATGTGTTGAAGTTCGAGTCGAATGTTGCCGTGCCTGAGGTCAAGGAACATCAGGTTCTGATTAAAGTGGCTGCTGCTGCGCTAAACCCCGTTGATTTCAAGAGGAGATTAGGGAAGTTTCAGGCCACCGATTCACCTCTTCCT ACGGTTCCAGGCTACGATGTTGCCGGCGTAGTGGTTAAAGTTGGAAGTCAGGTGAATGGTCTGAAGGAAGGGGACGAAGTGTACGGGAACATCAACGAGAAACCACTGACTGGACCAAAACAGTTCGGGTCATTAGCGGAATACACTGCCGTTGAGGAGAAATTATTAGCCCTGATCAAGCCTCGGAATCTTGATTTCGTGCAGGCGGCCAGTCTCCCTCTTGCCATTGAGACGGCATATGAAGGCCTTCTCAAGGCTGGCTTTTCTGAGGGTCAATCCATTCTTGTTCTTGGTGGAGCTGGTGGCGTTGGATCGCTTGCGATTCag GTTGCAAAACATGTGTTTGGCGCATCAAAGGTAGCTGTCACTTCCACCAAGGACGGAGCCACCCCAAAGGCTGGGGTGG TGAAAAGCTTGGGTGCGGACTTGACTATTGACTACACTAAAGAGAACTTTGAAGACAGGCCGGAGAAATATGATGTAGTTTACGATGCAGTTG GACAAAGCGACAGGGCGGCCAAGGCAGTGAAAGAAGGCGGGAGTGTAGTTGTCCTATCCGGTGCCGTCACCCCGCCTGGTTTCAGATTCGTGGTCACTTCAAAAGGAGAATATTTAAAGCATCTGAATCCATACCTG cacctGGAGAGTGGCAAGGTGAAGCCGATACTCGACCCTAAGGGACCCTTCCCATTCGACAAGGTTAACGAAGCTTTCTCGTACCTGGAAACGAACCGGGCTACCGGTAAGGTGGTGATATACCCAATTCAGTGA
- the LOC142542160 gene encoding LOW QUALITY PROTEIN: RNA-binding motif protein 25-like (The sequence of the model RefSeq protein was modified relative to this genomic sequence to represent the inferred CDS: deleted 1 base in 1 codon) gives MAEPAMVPETTTTGPVLTPNRPDSDNSIPKPSIQSDLSSSSLTPFPNLSPNPSAPPPPSIMPSFRPAVPLVAVPSAGSTPLFSPVPPFQNPGVPPPGVSGMTPVAMASASAVGSGAPPQLLVAPVHQVLTAPYGMAPQPLRYPMHLPNGYPTIPQNFPQGAVRYPSPYAPMMRPGFPPRMLVGVMPPLARPPIIGIRGPLISPVVRQPVISSAGITEKPQTTVYVGKISSTVENDFMLSLLQLCGPVKSWKRVQDPTNGTLKGFGFCEFEFAEGVLRAMRLLNKLNVDGQELMLKVNQATRVYLEHYVKNKIESSKTIQGSETEVSVIGEPNGSGFDKNEAVKSSDESMKPSLEEEKKDDGEKLNKENPDDSNFGIVTDLDMEADREAFEKLTSMLDERLKNKPLPPPPPPLQIAVDGPGNSNSEQPSGSRDGESETDIAKHDAEDKNEDEKTGESKLSSDHDRTETGSPDRSRRHDKRRDRDRESRQDKEKEFERYEREREQERAKREKDREYKSREEERRYKVREKDWETREREREHWRKREREKEKEKFQERKWEIMDQERDSDDGYGKKRKYKTSDEERKRRQREKEEDLADRLREEEEIAEAKMKAEEELLKKLQEAQKIISAGPANEHESMILPNDASYLEDRSKAVDQTSGLLPSGGIYESEGVLRNGINDETVNATTDERQAPTRKLGFGLSGSGKRAAIPSVFYEDEDEDAHKEKKMKPLVPIDYSTEEQQAVQSSISEGPCTNMVAAAEYVKRISTVNPKEEKLGIEKEKGRRYHEKSSQRDRGRYEEETSSTREDSRKDHSGRERANKLKTPENQKLLDAKQLIDAIPKTKDELFSYEINWVIYEQNALHERMRPWISKKITDFLGEEEVTLVDYIVSSTQEHINAGEMFERLQSILDDEAEMFVLKMWRMLIFEIKKVETGLAPKARA, from the exons ATGGCGGAGCCAGCCATGGTACCGGAAACAACAACCACGGGTCCCGTTCTCACACCTAACCGACCAGATTCTGATAATTCGATCCCCAAACCATCCATCCAATCCGATCTATCTTCCTCGTCGCTAACCCCTTTCCCGAACCTTAGCCCTAATCCGAGCGCGCCTCCTCCGCCGTCGATCATGCCATCCTTTCGCCCCGCCGTTCCTCTTGTTGCGGTTCCCTCCGCCGGCTCCACGCCTCTGTTCTCACCTGTTCCTCCATTTCAGAATCCCGGGGTTCCGCCGCCGGGGGTGAGCGGGATGACGCCTGTGGCGATGGCTTCAGCTTCGGCAGTCGGGAGTGGCGCGCCGCCTCAACTTTTAGTGGCTCCGGTTCATCAGGTTCTTACGGCTCCTTATGGCATGGCCCCGCAGCCTTTGAGATACCCAATGCACCTGCCGAATGGCTACCCCACGATCCCTCAGAATTTTCCCCAAG GCGCTGTCCGTTATCCCTCTCCTTATGCCCCAATGATGCGTCCAGGATTTCCTCCAAGAATGCTAGTTGGTGTCATGCCACCTCTGGCACGTCCGCCAATCATTGGAATTCGCGGTCCATTAATTTCTCCTGTTGTTAGGCAGCCTGTTATCTCAAGTGCTGGAATAACGGAGAAGCCGCAGACAACTGTTTACGTTGGGAAGATATCGTCAACCGTGGAAAATGATTTCATGCTTTCTCTGTTGCAA CTTTGTGGGCCTGTAAAGAGTTGGAAACGAGTGCAAGATCCTACTAATGGTACTCTGAAAGGCTTTGGATTTTGCGAGTTTGAGTTTGCTGAAGGAGTTCTTCGTGCAATGCGACTTCTCAATAAATTGAATGTCGATGGACAGGAGTTAATG TTAAAAGTTAATCAAGCAACC CGTGTTTATCTTGAACATTACGTGAAGAACAAAATTGAAAGCTCGAAGACTATCCAAGGatcagaaacagaagtttcTGTGATAGGGGAACCGAATGGATCAGGTTTTGATAAAAATGAAGCAGTGAAGTCCTCCGATGAGTCTATGAAGCCCTCTTTAGAGGAAGAGAAgaaagacgacggtgaaaaatTGAATAAGGAAAATCCTGATGATTCCAATTTTGGTATTGTAACTGATTTAGACATGGAAGCAGACCGTGAGGCTTTTGAAAAGCTTACTAGCATGCTGGATGAGAGATTGAAGAACAAACCTCTGCCACCCCCACCCCCACCTCTACAAATAGCTGTTGATGGTCCGGGAAACTCAAATTCTGAACAGCCTTCTGGGTCAAGGGATGGAGAATCCGAAACAGATATAGCAAAGCATG ACGCTGAAGACAAAAATGAAGATGAGAAGACTGGTGAAAGTAAGCTTTCGAGCGATCATGACAGGACTGAAACTGGTTCTCCCGATAGGAGTAGAAGGCATGATAAGAGAAGAGACCGAGACCGTGAATCAAGGCAAGACAAAGAAAAGGAATTTGAAAGATATGAGAGGGAGCGAGAGCAAGAACGAGCTAAGAGGGAGAAAGATAGAGAATATAAGAGCAGGGAAGAAGAACGCAGGTACAAAGTGCGTGAAAAAGATTGGGAAACTAGGGAAAGAGAGAGAGAGCATTGGCGGAAGAGAGAGCGTGAAAAAGAGAAagagaaatttcaagaaagaaagTGGGAAATAATGGACCAAGAGCGTGATAGTGATGATGGCTATGGAAAAAAGAGGAAATACAAGACTAGCGATGAAGAGAGGAAAAGGAGACAAAGGGAGAAGGAAGAGGACCTGGCTGATAGATTGAGAGAGGAAGAAGAGATCGCAGAAGCTAAAATGAAGGCTGAGGAAGAACTGCTAAAGAAACTGCAGGAGGCTCAGAAAATTATATCTGCTGGACCAGCTAATGAGCATGAGAGTATGATTTTACCCAATGATGCTTCATATCTTGAAGATCGGAGTAAAGCAGTTGATCAGACCTCTGGCCTCCTACCTAGTGGTGGAATATatgaaa GTGAAGGGGTATTACGGAATGGCATCAATGATGAAACTGTTAATGCTACAACAGATGAGCGACAGGCACCTACCAGAAAGTTGGGTTTTGGTCTTTCAGGGTCTGGAAAACGAGCTGCAATCCCATCTGTATTTTACGAGGATGAGGACGAGGATGCACACAAGGAAAAGAAGATGAAGCCACTGGTCCCGATTGATTACTCAACCGAGGAACAACAAGCAGTTCAGTCTTCCATATCGGAAGGTCCATGTACCAATATGGTTGCGGCAGCAGAATATGTAAAGCGTATTTCAACTGTGAATCCTAAAGAAGAGAAACTTGgaatagaaaaagaaaaaggcAGGCGTTATCATGAGAAATCTAGTCAGCGCGATCGAGGTAGATACGAAGAAGAGACTAGTAGCACTCGTGAAGATAGCAGAAAGGATCATTCGGGGAGAGAGAGAGCAAATAAGTTGAAGACCCCGGAAAACCAAAAGCTCTTGGATGCTAAGCAGTTGATTGATGCAATTCCAAAGACCAAAGATGAATTGTTCTCATATGAGATAAACTGGGTTATTTACGAACAG AACGCATTGCACGAGAGAATGAGACCATGGATATCAAAGAAGATCACTGACTTTCTGGGAGAAGAGGAGGTTACACTTGTGGACTACATAGTTTCCAGCACTCAGGAACACATAAATGCTGGCGAGATGTTTGAACGTCTCCAATCTATTCTGGACGATGAAGCCGAAATGTTTGTGCTAAAGATGTGGAGAATGCTCATCTTTGAGATCAAGAAAGTAGAGACTGGCCTAGCACCAAAGGCGAGGGCTTGA
- the LOC142542163 gene encoding uncharacterized protein LOC142542163 yields MGALMSKFWFMMFPAKEYKIVVVGLDNAGKTTTLYKLHLGEVVTTHPTVGSNVEEVVYKNIRFEVWDLGGQERLRTSWATYYRGTHAVIVVIDSTDRARISIVRDELFSLLPHEDLQNAVVLIFANKQDIKDCMTPAEITDALSLHSIKNHDWHIQASCALTGEGLYDGLGWIAQKVTGKATS; encoded by the exons ATGGGGGCACTCATGTCCAAATTCTGGTTCATGATGTTTCCGGCGAAGGAGTATAAGATTGTGGTGGTGGGTTTGGACAACGCTGGCAAAACGACGACGCTCTACAAGCTTCATTTGGGGGAGGTGGTCACCACCCACCCTACTGTTGGAAGCAATGTTGAGGAGGTTGTGTACAAGAATATCCGTTTCGAG GTATGGGATCTTGGTGGGCAAGAACGACTCAGGACATCGTGGGCAACATACTATCGTGGGACTCATGCTGTTATCGTGGTAATAGACAGCACAGACAGAGCCAGGATTTCTATCGTGAGGGACGAATTATTTAGTCTCCTTCCACACGAAGATCTACAAAATGCTGTTGTTCTCATATTTGCAAACAAGCAGGATATCAAGGATTGCATGACACCTGCTGAAATAACCGATGCACTCTCCCTTCACAGTATCAAGAACCATGATTGGCATATTCAAGCTAGCTGTGCTCTTACCGGTGAAGGTTTATATGATGGCTTGGGATGGATAGCGCAGAAAGTAACCGGGAAAGCAACTAGCTGA
- the LOC142541373 gene encoding calmodulin-1-like: protein MADAVLNEEQIVEFKEAFSLFDKDGDGCITLEELATVIRSLDQNPSEEELQDMINEVDSDGNGTIEFSEFLTLMAKKVKDTDSEVELKEAFKVFDKDQNGYISATELRHVMINLGEKLSDDEVEQMIREADLDGDGQVNYDEFVKMMMTIG from the exons ATGGCGGATGCAGTACTTAACGAAGAACAGATTGTTGAGTTCAAAGAAGCCTTCAGTCTTTTTGACAAAGATGGTGATG GTTGTATTACCCTTGAAGAATTGGCAACAGTGATAAGATCTTTGGATCAGAACCCAAGTGAGGAGGAGCTTCAAGATATGATTAATGAAGTTGATTCTGACGGGAATGGGACCATCGAATTTTCTGAGTTCTTGACTCTCATGGCCAAGAAAGTTAAG GACACTGATTCGGAGGTGGAGCTCAAGGAAGCATTCAAAGTGTTCGACAAAGATCAAAATGGTTACATTTCTGCCACTGAG CTTCGTCATGTAATGATCAATTTGGGGGAAAAATTAAGCGATGATGAGGTTGAGCAGATGATTAGAGAAGCCGATTTGGATGGCGACGGACAAGTTAACTACGATGAatttgtgaagatgatgatgactATTGGTTGA
- the LOC142542161 gene encoding guanine nucleotide-binding protein subunit gamma 2-like: MQSGSSGELRPLVGAADTRGKHRVSAELKRLEQETRFLEEELEQLEKMEKASAACKEMLSNIETRQDPLLPVTNGPINPIWDRWFEGPQDSSGCRCRIL; encoded by the exons ATGCAATCTGGGAGTTCAGGTGAGCTTCGACCGCTTGTGGGAGCTGCGGATACGAGAGGGAAACACAGGGTTTCTGCTGAGTTGAAGAGACTTGAGCAAGAAACTCGATtcttggag GAAGAATTGGAACAGCTTGAGAAAATGGAGAAAGCATCAGCTGCTTGTAAGGA GATGCTGAGTAATATCGAGACAAGACAAGACCCTCTTCTTCCTGT AACGAATGGTCCGATAAATCCAATCTGGGATCGATGGTTTGAAGGGCCCCAAGATTCTTCTGGATGCAGGTGCCGGATACTATGA